Proteins encoded together in one Neobacillus sp. FSL H8-0543 window:
- a CDS encoding peptidase yields MSNELAIKQWLKENRARGARFLQLLVQENSTRGNESSAQAIIIEKCRQLGLSLDIWEIGGDGLMQHPVYCCDRKSFGGNPNVVAVLKGSGGGKSIILNGHIDVVPVGDERNWKHDPFSGQIECGKLYGRGATDMKGGTVALLMAIESLIATGIKLKGDVIYQSVIEEESGGAGTLAAVLRGYTADGAIIPEPTNMKIFPKQQGSMWFRIKVKGRAAHGGTRYEGVSAIEKALIVIDSLQRLEKERNRKIVDPLFDKVPIPIPINIGKINSGEWPSSVPDVAVIEGRMGVAPDETITAAQQEMTNCLLELNEQDAWFQENPLQIEWFGGRWLPGNLNSDHPLMQTLSECFADIKGVDPIIEASPWGTDGGILSNVGDTPVVVFGPGVTETAHDANEHIVLEEMFLASEIIALTLLKWCVVCEENTAKEDQ; encoded by the coding sequence ATGAGTAATGAATTGGCTATTAAGCAATGGCTAAAGGAAAATCGAGCGAGGGGAGCTAGGTTTTTACAATTACTTGTACAAGAGAATAGTACTCGGGGAAATGAAAGCAGTGCCCAGGCGATTATTATTGAGAAATGCCGTCAGCTTGGCCTCTCCTTGGATATATGGGAAATTGGAGGGGATGGTCTAATGCAGCATCCAGTCTATTGTTGTGACCGCAAGAGCTTTGGCGGGAATCCGAATGTAGTAGCAGTCTTAAAAGGATCCGGTGGAGGAAAATCGATTATCTTAAACGGACATATCGATGTCGTCCCTGTTGGTGATGAGAGGAACTGGAAGCATGATCCATTCAGCGGACAAATTGAGTGCGGAAAACTTTATGGGCGTGGTGCAACTGATATGAAGGGCGGAACAGTTGCACTGTTAATGGCTATTGAATCGTTAATTGCGACGGGCATCAAACTTAAGGGGGATGTGATTTATCAAAGTGTCATTGAAGAAGAAAGCGGCGGGGCGGGTACTCTTGCAGCAGTGCTCAGAGGCTACACAGCGGACGGTGCCATCATTCCAGAACCGACAAACATGAAAATCTTTCCTAAGCAGCAGGGTTCGATGTGGTTTCGTATCAAGGTGAAGGGGAGGGCAGCCCACGGCGGCACAAGGTACGAAGGGGTAAGCGCCATTGAAAAAGCACTAATTGTCATAGATAGTTTGCAGCGATTAGAGAAAGAGCGAAACAGAAAAATCGTTGATCCGCTTTTTGATAAAGTTCCAATTCCAATCCCTATTAATATAGGAAAAATAAACAGTGGAGAATGGCCATCCTCTGTTCCAGATGTGGCTGTTATTGAAGGAAGAATGGGGGTAGCACCAGATGAAACGATAACAGCTGCACAACAAGAAATGACAAACTGCCTTCTTGAACTAAATGAGCAAGATGCGTGGTTTCAGGAAAACCCTCTCCAAATTGAGTGGTTTGGGGGCAGATGGCTACCAGGTAATCTTAATAGTGATCACCCGTTAATGCAGACTCTTTCTGAGTGTTTTGCGGATATAAAGGGAGTGGATCCAATAATCGAAGCAAGTCCGTGGGGGACGGATGGCGGAATTCTTTCAAATGTTGGAGATACACCCGTTGTTGTATTTGGTCCAGGAGTGACAGAAACCGCTCACGATGCAAATGAGCATATCGTCCTGGAGGAGATGTTTTTAGCAAGCGAAATCATTGCCCTAACGTTACTCAAATGGTGTGTAGTATGTGAGGAGAATACTGCGAAGGAAGACCAGTAA
- a CDS encoding CoA transferase subunit A, whose protein sequence is MDNPFGKITTLEHVMGFFNDGMTLMFGGFGGVGTPPELIDAILEKGISKLTLIGNDTGFPHIGIGKLVSKERAIKVIASHIGSNPIAGKLMHEGRLAVEFSPQGILAERIRAGGVGLPAILSDIGMDNEIVSSNKPHFLLNGKDFLVESALTAEVSIVFAKKADPYGNLIYDKSARNTNPLVAMAGDLTIAEVEEIVPLGSLHPDEIITPGVFVDYVIPSKGVNWKWAWE, encoded by the coding sequence ATGGATAATCCGTTTGGAAAAATTACGACGCTAGAGCATGTGATGGGGTTCTTCAACGATGGAATGACGTTGATGTTTGGTGGGTTCGGCGGAGTCGGAACTCCACCTGAACTTATTGACGCAATTCTTGAGAAAGGAATTAGTAAGCTGACGTTAATCGGAAATGATACAGGTTTTCCGCATATTGGCATTGGTAAGTTAGTTAGTAAAGAAAGGGCGATAAAAGTTATTGCTTCACATATTGGTTCCAATCCGATTGCAGGTAAGTTAATGCATGAAGGAAGACTTGCAGTCGAATTTTCTCCGCAAGGAATTCTTGCAGAAAGAATTCGTGCAGGCGGCGTAGGACTGCCGGCAATTTTATCGGATATTGGAATGGATAACGAAATCGTCTCAAGCAATAAACCACATTTTCTTCTTAATGGTAAGGACTTTTTAGTTGAATCTGCTTTAACTGCAGAAGTGTCAATTGTATTTGCGAAAAAAGCTGATCCATATGGAAATCTGATTTATGACAAAAGTGCCAGGAACACCAATCCGCTTGTTGCGATGGCGGGTGATTTAACGATTGCCGAAGTTGAGGAAATTGTCCCGCTGGGCAGTTTGCATCCAGATGAAATTATCACTCCAGGGGTGTTTGTCGATTACGTCATACCTTCAAAAGGAGTGAACTGGAAATGGGCATGGGAGTAG
- a CDS encoding tetratricopeptide repeat protein, giving the protein MTIIAQLKALYEKREYDQALTIVNKEIYRLKNLRFSEFKAELLRIDSVEEFQVMVRLTDHFLMFHISSFITRYAYRRYPNLVTISWYCEELLDQGKLIEADELISNAIAENSEGIHHSEQIERIYFCKLRCLLEMKRVKEAELLLEKIKQSPRPIEDKLGYVYIQLGNRERAREYLTKGMETEEKGRICYLLLADLLAANGELKESLELIEKGEKLYPETPSFQLEKAKRFRDLGMPTKLLEVIQVLNEKIPEHAFVRYFHHLTEIAYYQLADFDRLKAFTHEKKNSLFRMKNQQGMLTKLDINPIIQKSNYCVPASLEMILTFYGMNITQDEIAGHIFDFTGSKLSTTVNYLESIGYECRYFIGKKEHYQTLLAKNIPVLLSVDFEHSSHVQLMTGYDSRFDFYHIQDPNMLETIYLSSEDLEKVNVATSYMSIVCVPKERAAELAFLSTEENQYFRTINYLGEKLEEEEDQYKELFFQFLKENLDVPYTAIYVVKHFSFEEYSDFILQCIEKLLELYPNNDFMNLHIAQAYMRLQKMEQSREQLKHTVRKTFSPLYHFLNGRIALYFSEMQEAINYFRKSLQIDYDQYYTWSYLALSYLYNEDINKAEYYSMISMELAPKDRFVRINHAAVLIEKEEYEEARQIYNRLIRDEPADGHAWYERARLDQRLGKLRKAMRGYLLSIKLDNHVPYSYLAAADLYEYEFEQPLLAEELLLSGLDSANSPQLYVRLGEYYREYDDTTAASHYFQTCIELFPDERFAYIGLAEMIINKEEAVEFIKNHLPRFEDDSEYLINSGELLAKWAKEKDSVPLLEEGLQLVEEGISKIQGNLTEALEHYVRMVEESSLIDRAINFLGLKFAENPHLIEYACYQGSLYEEQLQFSFAIECYQSALKVRENAYSYYRLGEVYFKIGQYGLAADAFKQCIGLDKQIESALERLAEIAGIEGKHEDEAEYLLSILELSPLSVNIEYLASILDEEGLNQLLNKLQFLEGADSKIWQLDAVSYVYGALGRISEEEEYLASALAIEPDHPELIHHQMKLFIKTKNWERTDAILEILLNKYPDDEGIYQSLIFYTAEANKWSSLPAFLHALKGKKEVKSSRFLLSAEAGQQYISKINWTDIGEGNVFSRFVRKLKNRTKQISIFGSIIELYELAIKLDNSNLAAVSRFAKFYENFDLAEEAIKILQKILKQHWDDRIAYQLAMNFLTIENYQSALPLFERQLNSDRSDTHLQYLTALCMCELGDTEEAEERIKRIIDVNPFESNAHSRLGQLYNAQGRYLEAKELLENALVYHPYDSDIRIGLGLTLRQLNEVEKALEINNFVLQFESDNLLAHYNKACYLALLSRVEEAKRVLEFVFEHDLEGYFQNLAESDKDLENLKVVSK; this is encoded by the coding sequence ATGACTATTATAGCGCAGCTAAAAGCCTTGTATGAAAAAAGGGAATATGACCAAGCCTTAACTATAGTAAATAAAGAAATATATCGGTTAAAAAACCTTCGTTTTTCTGAGTTTAAAGCGGAATTACTAAGGATTGATTCTGTAGAGGAATTTCAGGTGATGGTTCGTTTGACAGACCATTTCTTAATGTTTCACATAAGTTCCTTTATTACTCGCTATGCCTACCGCAGATATCCCAATCTAGTAACGATTTCCTGGTATTGCGAAGAGCTTTTGGATCAAGGGAAATTAATCGAAGCAGATGAACTCATTTCAAATGCAATCGCTGAAAATAGTGAAGGTATTCACCATAGTGAACAAATAGAGAGGATTTATTTTTGCAAGCTTCGTTGTTTGCTAGAGATGAAACGAGTAAAAGAGGCAGAACTTTTACTTGAAAAAATTAAACAATCACCAAGGCCGATTGAAGATAAGCTTGGGTATGTATATATACAATTAGGAAATAGAGAGCGCGCCCGGGAGTATCTAACAAAAGGCATGGAGACGGAGGAAAAAGGGCGGATTTGTTATTTACTGTTAGCAGATTTGCTGGCAGCCAATGGCGAGCTTAAGGAATCCTTAGAGCTAATTGAAAAGGGTGAAAAGCTTTACCCGGAAACACCTTCCTTTCAGTTAGAAAAGGCAAAGCGCTTTCGAGACCTAGGAATGCCAACAAAACTGTTAGAAGTAATCCAGGTATTGAATGAAAAAATCCCTGAGCATGCGTTTGTACGGTATTTTCACCATTTAACGGAAATTGCTTATTATCAACTTGCTGATTTTGATCGTCTCAAAGCTTTTACTCATGAGAAAAAGAATTCCCTTTTTAGAATGAAAAATCAACAAGGTATGTTAACAAAACTGGATATCAACCCAATTATTCAAAAAAGCAATTATTGTGTACCAGCAAGCTTAGAGATGATTCTGACTTTCTACGGAATGAATATCACTCAGGATGAAATTGCTGGCCATATTTTCGACTTTACCGGCTCGAAGCTGTCGACAACCGTCAATTATCTCGAAAGCATTGGATATGAATGTCGTTACTTCATCGGGAAAAAAGAGCATTATCAAACATTGTTGGCGAAGAATATCCCAGTTCTGTTAAGCGTTGATTTTGAACATTCTTCGCATGTTCAGCTTATGACAGGGTATGACAGCCGTTTTGATTTTTATCATATTCAAGACCCGAATATGCTTGAAACGATTTATTTGTCAAGCGAAGACCTTGAAAAAGTAAATGTGGCAACGAGCTATATGTCGATTGTCTGTGTGCCAAAGGAAAGGGCTGCTGAGTTAGCCTTTCTATCAACGGAGGAGAACCAGTATTTCCGAACGATCAATTATTTAGGTGAGAAGCTGGAGGAAGAGGAGGACCAGTACAAGGAGTTGTTTTTTCAGTTTCTCAAAGAAAACCTGGATGTTCCTTATACAGCCATATATGTTGTCAAGCATTTTTCCTTTGAGGAATATAGTGATTTCATCCTTCAATGTATTGAGAAACTTTTGGAGCTTTACCCGAATAATGATTTTATGAATTTACATATTGCCCAGGCTTATATGCGTCTGCAAAAAATGGAGCAGTCACGAGAGCAGTTAAAGCATACCGTTCGAAAAACCTTCAGTCCGCTCTATCACTTTTTAAATGGGCGAATTGCTCTTTATTTTTCTGAAATGCAGGAAGCGATTAACTACTTTAGAAAATCTCTGCAAATCGACTATGATCAATATTATACCTGGAGCTATCTCGCCTTGTCGTATCTTTATAATGAGGATATTAATAAGGCAGAGTACTATTCAATGATTAGTATGGAGCTAGCACCCAAGGATCGGTTTGTCCGTATCAATCATGCGGCCGTGTTAATTGAAAAGGAAGAGTACGAGGAGGCTCGTCAGATTTATAACCGACTGATTAGGGATGAACCAGCAGATGGCCATGCCTGGTATGAACGAGCGCGTCTTGATCAGCGGCTTGGAAAGCTTAGGAAGGCGATGAGGGGTTATTTACTGTCTATCAAACTAGATAACCATGTTCCATATTCCTACCTTGCTGCAGCCGACCTTTATGAATATGAGTTTGAACAGCCCTTGCTGGCAGAAGAACTACTATTGTCAGGGCTTGATTCGGCTAATTCCCCTCAGCTTTATGTCCGACTGGGAGAGTATTACCGGGAGTATGATGATACCACTGCAGCAAGTCACTATTTTCAAACGTGTATCGAATTATTTCCTGATGAACGGTTTGCTTATATAGGATTGGCTGAAATGATTATTAATAAAGAAGAAGCCGTTGAATTTATTAAAAATCATTTGCCCCGTTTTGAAGATGATAGTGAGTATTTAATTAATAGCGGCGAGTTGCTTGCAAAATGGGCAAAAGAAAAGGATAGTGTTCCATTACTCGAGGAAGGACTTCAACTCGTTGAGGAAGGGATAAGCAAGATTCAAGGAAACTTAACTGAAGCTTTAGAGCATTATGTGAGAATGGTGGAAGAGTCATCTTTAATTGATCGTGCAATAAATTTCCTGGGGTTGAAGTTTGCTGAAAATCCGCATCTAATTGAGTATGCTTGCTATCAGGGTTCATTATATGAAGAACAGCTTCAATTTTCATTTGCGATTGAGTGCTATCAATCTGCCTTAAAGGTCAGGGAGAATGCTTATTCCTATTATCGCCTAGGTGAGGTTTACTTTAAAATCGGACAGTACGGCCTTGCCGCCGATGCTTTTAAACAGTGCATAGGGCTTGATAAACAGATTGAGTCTGCTTTAGAGAGACTGGCAGAAATAGCCGGTATTGAAGGGAAGCATGAGGATGAAGCGGAATACCTTTTAAGTATCCTTGAACTTTCGCCCCTTAGTGTAAATATAGAATACTTAGCCTCTATTTTGGATGAGGAAGGGCTAAATCAATTATTAAACAAGCTCCAATTTTTAGAAGGAGCCGACTCGAAGATATGGCAGCTTGATGCCGTGTCATATGTTTATGGTGCACTTGGAAGAATTTCTGAGGAAGAGGAGTATCTTGCTTCAGCGCTCGCGATAGAACCGGATCATCCTGAGCTGATACACCACCAAATGAAGCTGTTTATCAAAACGAAAAATTGGGAAAGGACAGATGCCATACTTGAGATTCTATTAAATAAGTATCCTGATGATGAAGGGATCTACCAATCATTAATATTCTATACTGCTGAAGCGAATAAATGGTCTAGCTTGCCCGCTTTCCTCCATGCCTTAAAAGGTAAGAAGGAAGTGAAAAGTTCGAGATTTTTATTATCTGCCGAAGCAGGTCAACAATACATTTCGAAAATAAACTGGACTGACATTGGGGAAGGTAATGTCTTTAGTCGTTTTGTTCGTAAATTAAAGAATCGCACGAAGCAAATTTCGATTTTTGGTTCAATTATTGAGTTATATGAGTTAGCGATAAAATTGGATAATAGCAATCTGGCGGCTGTCAGCCGGTTTGCTAAATTCTATGAAAATTTCGATCTTGCAGAAGAAGCGATAAAAATATTACAAAAAATATTAAAGCAACATTGGGATGATCGGATTGCCTATCAGTTAGCTATGAACTTCTTAACTATAGAAAATTATCAATCTGCACTTCCGTTGTTTGAACGTCAATTAAATTCAGACCGGAGTGACACGCATCTGCAGTATTTAACTGCCCTATGTATGTGTGAATTAGGAGATACGGAAGAAGCAGAAGAACGAATAAAGAGGATTATTGACGTGAATCCCTTCGAAAGCAATGCGCATTCCCGTTTAGGACAATTATACAATGCCCAAGGGCGTTATTTGGAAGCGAAGGAACTGCTTGAAAACGCACTGGTCTATCATCCTTACGATTCAGACATTAGAATAGGGCTTGGATTGACATTAAGGCAATTAAATGAAGTCGAAAAGGCACTTGAAATAAATAATTTTGTCCTTCAATTCGAATCTGATAATCTGCTGGCGCATTACAATAAAGCTTGTTATTTAGCGCTGCTAAGCCGAGTTGAAGAAGCGAAACGGGTATTGGAATTTGTCTTTGAACATGATTTAGAAGGATACTTCCAAAATCTAGCGGAAAGTGATAAGGACTTAGAAAACTTAAAAGTTGTTAGTAAATAA
- a CDS encoding aspartate aminotransferase family protein — protein MERSFLIKPVLDETLPTIDYGKGVYLVDMEGKRYLDAASGAVTANIGHGVTEIIEAMQKQANRVSFVYRSQFTSEAAEKLAKKIAELTPGELNWCFFVNSGSEATETAMKMAIQYWQEKGIQTKTKVLSRWVSYHGITLGALSMSGHTSRRARFVPLLEDFPVIHPPYCYRCPYSLEAPSCGFLCAHELETAIKRIGANNIAAFIAEPVIGAAGGAITPPKDYFKVIKKICDDNDILFIADEVMTGFGRTGSMLAMEQWDVVPDIVALGKGMGAGYATIAAALASERVMEPILKGSKIVMSGHTLSANPQSCAVSLAVLEYLEKNKIVKEVEWKSIYLIKQLENLKSQFTFIGDIRGKGLMLGIEFVENRETKTPFLRTSMVTSKLVEMAKKNGLLIYPAGAGIDGINGDSIIISPPLTITKQEMDELIQLLNQTFENFSEYLNNHRTVGDV, from the coding sequence TTGGAACGATCATTTCTTATTAAGCCAGTCCTCGATGAAACGTTGCCAACGATTGATTATGGCAAAGGGGTCTATCTGGTTGATATGGAAGGAAAGAGATACTTGGATGCGGCTTCGGGGGCGGTCACAGCGAATATCGGGCACGGGGTGACGGAGATTATTGAAGCAATGCAGAAACAAGCAAACAGGGTATCGTTTGTGTACCGTTCACAGTTTACCAGTGAAGCGGCGGAAAAGTTAGCAAAAAAAATCGCTGAACTTACACCCGGGGAGCTTAATTGGTGCTTTTTTGTTAATAGCGGCTCTGAAGCAACGGAAACGGCGATGAAAATGGCTATCCAATATTGGCAGGAAAAAGGCATCCAAACCAAAACAAAGGTTTTATCCCGTTGGGTTAGTTATCACGGAATTACTCTAGGGGCACTTTCCATGTCTGGCCATACCAGCAGAAGAGCAAGGTTCGTACCGCTCCTTGAGGATTTTCCAGTGATTCACCCGCCGTATTGTTACCGTTGCCCCTATAGTCTTGAGGCACCCTCCTGTGGCTTTTTATGTGCACATGAGTTGGAAACGGCTATAAAACGAATAGGTGCTAATAACATTGCAGCATTTATTGCTGAGCCAGTGATTGGAGCTGCCGGGGGAGCGATTACGCCACCGAAGGACTATTTTAAAGTGATTAAAAAAATATGCGACGACAATGATATTTTATTTATTGCTGATGAGGTTATGACAGGCTTTGGAAGGACGGGGTCCATGCTTGCGATGGAGCAATGGGATGTCGTTCCTGATATTGTAGCTTTAGGGAAGGGGATGGGAGCTGGCTATGCAACAATTGCCGCTGCCCTCGCAAGTGAAAGGGTGATGGAACCGATTTTGAAAGGGTCAAAAATTGTTATGAGCGGACATACATTAAGCGCTAACCCGCAATCCTGTGCAGTTTCCTTAGCGGTTCTCGAATATTTGGAAAAAAATAAGATTGTCAAAGAAGTAGAATGGAAGTCCATTTACTTAATAAAACAACTTGAAAACTTAAAAAGTCAATTTACCTTTATTGGTGATATCCGCGGGAAGGGGTTAATGTTGGGGATTGAATTCGTGGAAAACCGTGAAACCAAAACACCTTTTTTAAGAACATCTATGGTTACATCAAAATTAGTTGAAATGGCAAAGAAAAATGGTCTGCTCATTTATCCAGCTGGTGCAGGCATCGACGGAATTAACGGTGACTCCATTATTATTTCTCCGCCTTTAACCATTACAAAGCAGGAAATGGATGAATTAATCCAATTATTGAACCAAACATTTGAAAACTTTTCAGAGTATCTGAATAATCACAGGACGGTTGGTGATGTGTAA
- a CDS encoding aldehyde dehydrogenase family protein — protein sequence MKKPLWIGGENRNALSYAELKNPYNLEYLGDIAIASHEDVLDAISEAEQAKAAMAAMPAFERAEILEKVAGYLKAEKEECARIIAKEAAKPLKAARAEVDRTIITYTFAAHEARRIHGETVPMDAAPGGQGRLAFTIREPLGVIAAITPFNFPMNLVAHKVGPAIAAGNTVVLKPASQTPLSAYKIAEYFHRAGLPKGALNVITGSGRSVGDILMKDERIKMITFTGSPEVGKYIRENSGLKRVTLELGSNSALIVDDAISIEKVIPKIVSGAFAYQGQVCISIQRIFVHENIFDRFVEQFINETQKLKAGDPLEEDTDLSALITRGDNQRTKDWVDEAVRNGAVLKLGGGIKDGIFQPTVLADVPLMEKVSCEEVFAPVVHINRFNHFDEAIEFVNDSKYGLQAGIFTNDIHKALQAAKKLEVGGVMINEIPTFRVDQMPYGGVKMSGMGREGIKYAVEEMTELKLISFKTE from the coding sequence TTGAAGAAACCATTGTGGATTGGCGGGGAAAATCGAAATGCCCTTTCCTATGCCGAGCTAAAAAATCCATATAATTTAGAGTACCTTGGCGATATTGCCATTGCCAGTCATGAAGATGTGCTTGATGCTATAAGTGAAGCCGAGCAAGCTAAGGCTGCAATGGCTGCAATGCCTGCCTTTGAACGTGCTGAAATTCTCGAAAAGGTAGCAGGGTACCTTAAGGCCGAAAAAGAGGAATGCGCAAGGATCATTGCTAAGGAGGCTGCTAAGCCATTAAAGGCTGCCCGTGCAGAAGTGGATCGTACGATTATTACCTACACGTTTGCAGCACATGAAGCAAGGCGAATCCACGGAGAAACAGTACCGATGGATGCTGCACCAGGCGGGCAAGGTCGACTTGCTTTTACCATCCGCGAACCGTTAGGTGTTATTGCGGCGATTACTCCATTTAATTTTCCTATGAATCTTGTTGCCCACAAAGTAGGCCCTGCAATTGCAGCAGGAAATACAGTTGTGCTTAAACCTGCGAGCCAAACGCCATTATCTGCCTATAAAATTGCTGAGTATTTTCATCGGGCAGGCCTGCCTAAGGGTGCATTAAATGTGATAACCGGCAGTGGACGCTCTGTTGGCGATATTTTAATGAAAGATGAGAGAATTAAGATGATCACCTTTACGGGAAGCCCAGAGGTCGGTAAATATATTCGTGAAAACTCCGGATTAAAACGTGTCACTCTTGAATTGGGTTCAAACTCAGCATTGATTGTAGATGATGCTATATCAATCGAAAAAGTAATACCAAAAATTGTGAGCGGAGCTTTTGCCTATCAAGGGCAGGTTTGTATTTCGATTCAGCGTATTTTTGTCCATGAAAATATTTTTGATCGTTTCGTTGAACAATTTATAAACGAAACCCAAAAGTTAAAAGCTGGTGATCCGCTTGAAGAAGATACCGACCTTTCAGCGCTCATCACAAGAGGTGACAACCAGCGGACAAAGGATTGGGTGGATGAAGCAGTACGTAATGGTGCAGTTTTAAAACTAGGCGGCGGCATCAAGGATGGGATTTTTCAGCCTACGGTGTTGGCGGATGTTCCTTTAATGGAGAAGGTCAGTTGTGAAGAAGTTTTTGCCCCTGTTGTTCATATCAATCGTTTCAACCATTTCGACGAAGCAATCGAGTTTGTTAATGATTCAAAGTATGGACTCCAAGCAGGCATCTTCACCAATGATATTCATAAAGCGCTTCAGGCCGCAAAGAAGCTTGAGGTTGGCGGTGTAATGATCAATGAAATTCCAACCTTCCGCGTCGACCAAATGCCCTATGGCGGGGTAAAAATGAGCGGGATGGGCCGAGAAGGAATCAAGTACGCTGTCGAAGAAATGACCGAACTAAAACTAATCAGCTTCAAAACGGAGTAA
- a CDS encoding TrkH family potassium uptake protein, whose translation MNISRKNQAIRKELSTIQLIVIFYLSALIISTLLILIPIAHKDGVSLSFIDALFTSASAISVTGLSVISLKDTFSNFGIFLLCIILQLGGLGVMSLSTFIWVMIGKKVGLRERQLLMIDQNQSKLSGLVHLAKRIFIIFISFEVIGGVILGIRFLDYFERPITAFKHGLFASISATTNAGFDITNESLIRFNSDYFVQTVVMFLIIFGAIGFPVIVEIYEFFISLKSKKRFHFSLFTKLTTSTFIILTVIGAILIYLLDSQNFFTGKPWHESFFYSLFNSVTTKSAGLATMDLNELTSSNQLFLSILMFIGGSPSSASGGIRTTTFAIIILAIIYYAQGKGTIKIFRRELHNEDILKSFIVLTTAVMLCLTSILILSVTENGTIIEVIFEVNSAFGTNGLSMGLTPRLSTFGKVLIILLMFIGRVGIVSCLLILRGKGNSAEKIHYPKEKVTIG comes from the coding sequence ATGAATATATCGAGAAAAAACCAAGCAATAAGGAAAGAATTATCAACCATACAATTAATTGTTATTTTCTACTTATCAGCATTAATCATTTCCACACTTCTAATATTGATTCCAATTGCACACAAAGATGGTGTATCTTTAAGTTTTATAGACGCCCTGTTTACGTCTGCAAGTGCGATTAGTGTAACAGGACTTTCGGTAATCTCCCTTAAAGATACCTTTAGTAACTTCGGAATCTTCCTATTATGTATAATTCTCCAATTAGGCGGCTTAGGGGTTATGAGTTTGAGTACCTTCATCTGGGTGATGATCGGTAAAAAAGTGGGCTTACGGGAAAGACAACTACTTATGATTGACCAAAATCAATCTAAATTATCTGGACTCGTTCATCTAGCTAAAAGGATTTTTATCATTTTTATTTCTTTCGAAGTAATTGGTGGTGTTATTTTAGGAATTCGCTTCCTAGATTATTTTGAACGTCCGATAACAGCATTTAAACATGGATTATTTGCTTCCATTAGTGCCACAACAAATGCTGGATTTGATATTACAAATGAATCTCTTATTAGGTTTAATTCAGACTACTTTGTTCAAACAGTAGTTATGTTCTTAATTATCTTCGGCGCCATCGGTTTTCCCGTTATCGTCGAAATTTATGAATTCTTTATAAGTCTTAAAAGTAAGAAAAGATTTCACTTTTCCCTGTTTACTAAGTTAACTACCTCTACTTTTATCATCTTAACAGTAATAGGGGCAATTTTAATTTATTTACTTGATAGTCAAAACTTTTTCACAGGAAAACCGTGGCATGAATCCTTTTTTTACTCACTATTTAATTCGGTAACAACTAAAAGTGCTGGATTAGCGACAATGGATTTAAATGAATTAACATCAAGTAATCAGCTTTTCCTCTCAATCTTAATGTTTATTGGCGGATCTCCTAGCAGTGCAAGTGGTGGAATCCGGACAACAACCTTTGCGATCATTATATTGGCTATTATATATTATGCACAGGGAAAAGGGACCATTAAAATATTTAGGAGAGAATTACATAACGAGGATATTTTAAAATCCTTTATTGTTTTAACAACAGCAGTCATGCTCTGTTTAACCTCGATATTAATTCTCTCTGTTACAGAGAATGGAACGATAATAGAAGTGATTTTCGAAGTTAACTCTGCATTTGGTACCAATGGGTTGTCTATGGGCTTAACACCTAGATTATCAACATTTGGAAAGGTCCTCATCATTCTATTAATGTTTATAGGAAGAGTCGGAATCGTTTCTTGTTTACTTATTTTAAGAGGTAAAGGGAATAGTGCCGAGAAAATCCACTATCCAAAAGAAAAAGTTACAATCGGATAA
- a CDS encoding 3-oxoacid CoA-transferase subunit B — MGMGVDSRNRMARRAAEEIQTGMVVNLGIGIPSLVPNHLPNDRIVMFHAENGITGMGPSPSKGEEDENLCNAGGFPVTLNSGGSYCDSTIAFGMIRRGRVDLTILGSLEVSEKGDLANWIVPGKKVPGMGGAMELAQKARKVIVVMNHCDRAGRPKIVPACTLPLTSATCVDMIITDLAVFTVTAEGLRLTELFAPFDLNDVLNKTGCELKNSEQIRLIPY, encoded by the coding sequence ATGGGCATGGGAGTAGATAGCCGAAATCGAATGGCAAGAAGAGCAGCAGAGGAAATTCAAACGGGAATGGTTGTTAATCTTGGAATTGGGATTCCCTCTCTCGTTCCTAACCATTTACCGAACGACAGGATAGTGATGTTTCATGCAGAAAACGGAATCACTGGAATGGGACCAAGTCCAAGTAAAGGTGAAGAGGATGAAAATCTATGCAATGCAGGAGGGTTTCCTGTTACATTAAACAGCGGCGGATCTTACTGTGATAGTACGATTGCCTTCGGGATGATCCGCAGGGGACGTGTTGACCTAACTATTTTGGGTTCACTTGAGGTGAGCGAGAAGGGTGATCTTGCAAACTGGATAGTTCCTGGAAAAAAAGTACCTGGAATGGGTGGAGCAATGGAGCTTGCGCAAAAGGCAAGAAAAGTAATCGTAGTAATGAATCATTGTGACCGAGCGGGAAGACCGAAGATCGTTCCCGCTTGTACCTTACCGTTAACCTCTGCTACCTGTGTCGATATGATCATAACAGACCTGGCGGTTTTTACAGTAACGGCAGAAGGCCTGCGATTGACCGAGTTATTTGCCCCATTTGATTTAAACGATGTTCTGAACAAAACTGGCTGTGAGCTTAAAAATAGTGAACAGATTCGCCTGATCCCATATTAA